A region of the Burkholderia savannae genome:
ACGACGAGCCGGATGTCCGCCGAATTCTTGCCCGACTGCCGCACGTGCGGGATTTCGATCAGCTCGAAGCTCGCTTCGTGCATCGCCGCCTTGAACGTCTTGTAGCGATCCCAGTCGCAATACGCTTTCTTGACGACGATGCTGCCCTTGAGCAGCAGCTTCTCGAGCACGGGCTTGATGTCGAATTTCTCGAACTTCGTGTCGCGCACGCCGAGCGCGATGTTTTCGAAGTCGCAAAAGAGCGCCATGTTGACGCTGTCCTGGGGTAAGGCCATGGGGTCTCCAACCTGAGTGTCGGGTCGATCATGCGATCGAGGATGGCGCACATGATAGCGGGTCGGCGCGGTCGCGCGGAAATCCGCGTGTTCGACGGCGTGCGCGGCGATGTGCGCGGGGGCTCGGGCGGCGGTGCGAACGGTGGGCCAAAGAATGCGCGGCACGCGCGCTTGTCGTGGCGCGCCGACGCGAATGCGCGGCGCGTTTCGCGCACGTTTGTGGGGGGCGGCATCGTTCGAGCGCGCGGCGTCGTGCGCTCGGAGGCGATGGAGCGGCGGCGCGATTGCGCGACGGCACGACGGCGCGACGGCGCGACGGCGTAACGGCGCGACCGAGTGACCGAGCGGCCGAGTGACCGAGCGGCCGAGCGGCCGAGCGGCCGAGCGAGGCCGCCCGCGCTTTTTTCGCGCGATAGCCGCCGGCTGCATGGGCGGCGCGCGCGAAGCGCGTCCGGCTCAAATCGGAAAGCTCGTGGTCGACAGAATCTCCTTCAGCACGACGAATGTCCGGATTTGCCGCACGCCGGGCAGATACAGCAGTTGCTCGGCGTGCAGCCGGTTGAACGTGTCGCTGTCGCGCGTGCGAATCAGCATGATGTAGTCGAATTCCCCCGTCACGACATGGCATTCCATGCAGCCGGACACCTTCTGCGCGGCCTGCTCGAATGCGTCGAACGAATCGGGCGTCGAGCGGTCGAGCACGACGCCGATCATCACGAGCATGCCGGCGTTCAGCGCCTTCGGCTCGAGCAGCGCGACGATGCCGCGAATCAGGCCCATCTCCTTCAGGCGCTCGACGCGGCGCAGGCACGCGGGCGCGCTCAGGTTCACCTTCGCGGCGAGCGCGACGTTCGAGATCGACGCGTCGCGCTGCAGCACGCGAAGGATCGCGCGGTCGACACGGTCGATGTCCGCGCCGGCCGGCTGGGCGACGGCCTTCGGCGTGGATTTTTTTGTTGCGCGCATGATATGTCGTTCCTAATTAAATTAATCGAATGACTTATATGTCGTCATAAAAGTAGGTGATTGGCAATATGTTCGCAACCCTGTTTTTCCCGATCGTTCTTAACAT
Encoded here:
- a CDS encoding Lrp/AsnC family transcriptional regulator; translation: MRATKKSTPKAVAQPAGADIDRVDRAILRVLQRDASISNVALAAKVNLSAPACLRRVERLKEMGLIRGIVALLEPKALNAGMLVMIGVVLDRSTPDSFDAFEQAAQKVSGCMECHVVTGEFDYIMLIRTRDSDTFNRLHAEQLLYLPGVRQIRTFVVLKEILSTTSFPI